GGCAACTGAGACAGAGAGATAATCTAGGGTTTTTTGAAATAgtaggagagaaggagaggtgGGACTTTATATTTTAGGggaattagaaaagaaattcaagGTAGGGAACTTTGAGTGCATATAGGGTGACTGTAGGGGAGTGATGGTAATTGTCCCtatcattttgtttttgttttttttgtttttttgttttttgttttttttatcgGTAAAAAAGGATAGTAGTGCTAGGGCTAAAACAAGGACGGGTTGGACCTGGCATTTTAAAATCCTAGTCCAACCCTAAGTCTTCTTAGTTGGGCCCAAGCTTGGTCCAACCCTGACTTAGGGCTTCAAGAATCCAACATTGGCCTTCAGTCAAAGTTGGGCCGGGTTGACCCTTATTGGCCTTGACCATagggaggggaagagagatgCTTGGGCCGGGCCGGgctagcaagaaaaaaaaatctattttacaTAAAATAACACCTTAATTATATCACTTATTATCTTCATATATAACATATTAAATAACAAAATGTATCTATGTTTTATATCAAGATATTTTTTACAATATGACTTAAAACAAGGCTGGGCTCAGTTCAAGGCCTCAACCCTAACATGGCCCAGCCTTGACTCAGGTCAGAGCCAGAAATTTCTAGCGTTGACTCATCCTCAGGGTCAAGGTATCTCAGCCCAAATCCTATTCAGGCTCAAGACGGGTTTGGGCTGACAATATCAAATCTACATCCCTAATTAATGCAATATAATAGATATTACATATGGCTCTATATTACATGATTCTTCTAGTAGCAGACCACAAGTAGTTATGGGTTAAGGCTTAATTAGttgaatttttcattaaaaaaaaattataaatgaatGATGTTGGAACAGTTGACAATCGTACTCAAAAGTCTTTCAACATACATAAGCCTTGAAGGTGATCAACTCATGGAATTGGATTTAGTTCCACTAAACTCATTCACACATTCATACAAAagcaataaaattagaaattatgATGACCCATTTATAAGGTATAATGAATTCACACAATTactgggttcagggtttagggttcagacCTCAACCGATCCATCGGAGCTCAAGACTTAAATCATTTAAGCATTGATATCAGATAATTATTCTGAATGATTAATGTAATgctttctctttattttgttaCCAACAATAGTTAATACAATTTGAACAGTAGTGAAGAACACCACTATCATCTACCAAATGAGGACTAGCTACCAGCTATTCATAACCATGTGACAACCTCGTAGAGCAGGATTTGAACAAAAATTCAGGGCATGGATGTTGAGTTTTTAATTCAGCTTGCAAGCTAGCTAGTAGCTAGGCTGGGGTTGGAATTTTCAAGTCCAGAACTGTGCAGGATGGGCCTGGGCTGAGGCCATGGATTGACTTTGCCCAgacctatatatatatgtatataaaactATTATGTATAAATGTATTCAAGATAAGGACTCTGGATTAAGTATTCTACCCAAAAATACTATGGATTAGTATTAtaattcatatttaatataTCATTGATTCAATAACTTAAAGATATACATATTTAGGttaaccattattttttttttatgggtaaaaaataacattaaaaaaaacacacacacacacacatacacacacacacacacaaacacaaacgCAGGGTGAAGCCCGGCCTGCCCCGCAGTCGACAGGGCCAGTCTCGAGCTAAGCAGTGGGAACAATGAGTTGGGCCTGACTTGAAAATTACCCGGTCCAGCCTGGCTTGGTTTTTATCCCTAGTATCGGAGCATCCATTATTCCTATCCTTTGGTTATCTTTCCAAGTGTTCTTTGGATGCCTAGCTACGTTTATTTATCCTCTCGACCTAAGCTTTGGGGTTTGGGTACTAATTTTTAACATACTTTATAGTAGTTTCCATCACATGTTAGGAAAATTAGGAATTGGGCATCCATAAGGTGTTTATAATGTGGGATTTATTTTTGGAGAAATGAATGCTTCCTAGTCGTGTAACTCTTGTACTAACACGGGGCCAACGAAGGGACACACATGAGCATCAAGAGGGTGAGTATTTTGAATTTCATGGGGGTGGGGATGTCATTTTTTCGCCCTCTTTATCTGAATTCAGGGGCCACATGACCAAGGAACGTTCTTTCCctctatttatatataaaacGTAATGTGGGATTCATAGTTTCATACCATCTACCCCTCTGCCCCTTAATAGGACATATATACCATATTTAGGTCTAAAATGTTAATTACTTAGATTTTCTTCAAATTGTAATTTCATTGTTAAGCACACTCTTTTAACGTGTTCATAATTAATTTTATCAAATGATTCTAAATGTTTTGGTGAGATGCTTCCTTATCTTCTATTTCTTTGTTCCCTTCCAAACACTTGGATTTCTTAACTGCTGCCTTGCAATCATGAGCAAAATaatatataagagagagagagagagagagagagagagagagagagagagagagagagagagagagagagagagagttagtgAAATGCATGGCTTCGAATCTGAAATGCAAGACGTGGAGAATCCGGTTGTGTTTGGTGATACCAGCCCCAGTTACCGACTCTATTATCTTAATTAAACAATCCTATTATTAAACAATATCGAGCGGCCATGCTTGTTAACACAAAATCCAAAGACCTAAACATCCCCCACATCATGCATGCAACCAAAAGTAAGAACCCtaaaaaaggggagagagagagagagaggtaaaaCGTCTACCTCTTCCAACAAACATGTATGGGGGCCACTAATGAAAAACTTTTTCAAACTCCAGCTACTAAAGTCCTGTTTGGTAGGTATCATAATCCTTAGAAAATGGCATTATATATttaaaatgcaattttttcaAACACATTTCTAACAGCTCTAGTTGATCCATTACTTTCAACCTCAAGAGAATCCATGGTTGGCAGCTCATGTTTCATATTAGAAAATAAtctaaaaacaaaagagaaattataGTTATAAAAATGGTTTACTGTTGTCCCCTAGTCAACCACCTATATCCCtttcaccttgattttcttTAGTATCAATTTCAACAAATCGTGGGTACCATTCACAAAATAAAAACCACTCCTTACTTTACTTAACTAATGGTCATGGCCGCCTGCATTCAACTACTAAAGCTCTTATAGGCAATGCACTATGGCTTAATTGTCAAATTTCccttgtaatctctcttcttttcaccCCTTCTCCGAAGCATCTTCAACACCGACGAGGCTTAAGAGCTGTGTTGAAGATGACATACAATGAGATTTTCGCGAAAAGCTTCACTAGATATGAGCAGAAGAAGTTTGGATATTGGGCAATTATAGGATCCTTCATCCTGGCATTAAGCTCCTTCACGCTTCTTAAACCTTATTTGGGTCCTCTACCAATTTGTAAGTCATGTTTTGTTCTGTTCTTGCATGCGAATCTATATTGAGAAATAATGTAGCTATCAATTTTGTTCATCACATACCACATAGCctccctttgtttttttgttttttttgtttttttgtttttggtcttCTTAACAGTATTTGGGTACCTTGAGTCCAATGTGAAGCCCAAGAAACCTTTATCATGTTGGGATGATGAATACCATTAGATTGTAATCTCTTAACTTTGGCTTTACAGTGAATTTTCGGCTATCAATGGGCAGTGGCCTCACTATGCTAGTCCTTGAGGATACAAGCAATTCTCAGCCATCAAACATTAGCAGTCCCCGGCCATTAAACATAATCACTTCTCAGCCATCCAACATTGTCATCAGTTCTCAGCAGTCAAACAAAAGCATTTCTGAGCCATCAAACAATATTGGCAATTCTCAGCAGCCAAACATAAGCAGCAGCTCTCAACAGTCAAACATAAGCAGTTCTCAGCAATCAAACAAAAGCATTTCTCAGCCATCAAACAACATTGGCAATTCTCAGCAGCCAAACATAAGCATTTCTAAGCCATTGAGCCTAAGAACTTCTCAGCCATTGAACACAATCAGTTCTCAGCCATCAGGTAAAATACTAGTTTTCCATTAGGCTGGCATGATTCATAATACTAGTATTGGGATGTCTTGCAGCTTAAACTGTAGGGTACCTAtctaatttcattttatttttctacatgTGAAGTTTCAGATAGAGAAGTGAACTTGAGCCAGGAGACACAGCTACTCTGCAATGTTTCGGACCCCAAATATGACTTTTGTGATGCCAAGGGTGATGTTAGGATTCATGGAAGTTCCTCCACTGTCTTTGCTGTTTCATCTAAACCAGGTGTTTTGTTAGGAAATGAATCATGGATTATCAAACCTTATGCTCGAAAGACAGATAAAACCGCGATGGGAGTCATTAAGGAAATCTCAGTAAAAGCCATTGTGGGTCAGGAAGAAGCTCCAAATTGCACCCTAAAGCACAGTGTTCCGGCGGTCATCTTCTCAGCTGGAGGATATGCAGGAAACCATTTCCATTCCTTCAGTGATATAATCATTCCTCTCTTTGTTGCTTCATCCAAATTTCAAGGTGAAGTTCAGTTTGCTATCACAAATTTTCAACAATATTGGGTTAAAAAGTTCCATGCAATCCTGAAACAACTCTCAAAGTATGAGATCATCAATATAGATGCAGATGATAGATCAGTTCATTGCTTCCCACGCGTAATTGTCGGTCTTAAGCAATATAAGGATTTGAGAATTGACCCTTTAGTGGCTTC
This portion of the Macadamia integrifolia cultivar HAES 741 unplaced genomic scaffold, SCU_Mint_v3 scaffold_170A, whole genome shotgun sequence genome encodes:
- the LOC122070976 gene encoding beta-1,2-xylosyltransferase XYXT1-like, which gives rise to MTYNEIFAKSFTRYEQKKFGYWAIIGSFILALSSFTLLKPYLGPLPILNFRLSMGSGLTMLVLEDTSNSQPSNISSPRPLNIITSQPSNIVISSQQSNKSISEPSNNIGNSQQPNISSSSQQSNISSSQQSNKSISQPSNNIGNSQQPNISISKPLSLRTSQPLNTISSQPSVSDREVNLSQETQLLCNVSDPKYDFCDAKGDVRIHGSSSTVFAVSSKPGVLLGNESWIIKPYARKTDKTAMGVIKEISVKAIVGQEEAPNCTLKHSVPAVIFSAGGYAGNHFHSFSDIIIPLFVASSKFQGEVQFAITNFQQYWVKKFHAILKQLSKYEIINIDADDRSVHCFPRVIVGLKQYKDLRIDPLVASKGYSIKEFRQLLRNAYSLKKSTAIKISNGTPKKPILLILSRQRSRKFTNVDEIAEMARSLGFEVVVSEATMNLDKFSEVVNSCDVMMGIHGAGLTNFFFLPTNAILIQVLPWGGFDWVASTYYNKPTLDTDIRYLEYRIKEEESSLLEQYPLDHPVFSDPRSIHKHDWGLFKSIYMDKQNVKIDVSRQGRFRATLLEALELLHR